Part of the Sorghum bicolor cultivar BTx623 chromosome 1, Sorghum_bicolor_NCBIv3, whole genome shotgun sequence genome, tTAACTTTGTTTTACTGGTATCGTACTCGTGTTTGGGGAGTGATGTCGTACTTCTGAACTACAGCCGGCAGCACCTTAGCACTAGTAGcatgaaaaaaaaacagcatTCCAAACCCTTCCCAAATGGCCAAATCCAGGTTCCAAACACACCCACCTTTTCTGAGGTGGATCGCCCTTAATCGACTGACGTTGTAATGATTGACAGTACATAGATTATAGTAAAGGGATTACAGTCGAGTACAAAATCAGTTTGGAGGCAAACAATTTTTTTTGGGGGCAATAAGAAGCtacttcctttttttttaaggaaaaaaaagaaaaaagaggtaTATAATTGGCCTCAGATTAGCATTTTGGCACATTAATCTTTGTCGCCGATAACTCGGGCAAGAGATCACCCGAAGCGCAAAATAGTTATCGAGACTCATGCCATACGCTGTCATCACCGGCAACGAACCACTCAAATCAGTAACCAATCCCTAGAAATTGTACAAATGATGAGGAGCAAAACCAATCGTTTGCGGATCATGCGAAGCTTTTGCGGTTTTAACAGAGAGAATTCCAACCCCGCTCAAAAGTGAAAACAGATCGACGGAAAAAAAAACGAGGAGACGAGAGAAATCCAACCCCCatttgaaaaaacaaaaaaaaaaaccccgaATCGACAGAGAAAAAATAAGAGAAGGAACGAAACGGCGCCGAAAGGTGCGGAAAAGGACACAGAAATCCTAATTCAGAGACGAAGATCGCAAGAagccgcagcagcagccagcaggcgTAGGATTTGAAgctacggcggcggcggatgcTAGGGTttcttcgtcgtcgtcggcggcggaaGAGTCACTGCGTGCCGCTTTTATTGTGATTCTCAACACTGGACTCTGACGGGCCGCGTTTTGTGGTTGGAATCCTCTCGATTCATACACAACATAGGCCCATGGGCTCAGAAAGATTTCAGCCCAAAATCACGCTGCCATGCTCGCCCTCGTCTTTTCtctgctctaaaaaaaaaagatcgcGAAATGTGATCCATCCATCCGTTGTGCTCGCCGTGTCCGAAACCAGAATCACACCACCGGATTCCCCACACCTCGCCATCGCCACAAACGCCGCCCAGCTCCTCGCTGACACTCTGCGCCTCCCGCATTCCGTCCAACTTCCCCGTCGCCAGTCGCCACTGCCATGGCGGCCCTCCTCCTATCCTCCCGCCTCCCAACCACCGGCACCGCcacgccgtcgtcgtccacccgcCCCGCTCCCCGGTTCCTCTCCTTCCCCGGCACCGCCACCCGACGCCGGAGCCCGCTCCTcgcctcctccgcggcgcccgCGCCAGCGGCGGCGCAGCCCTTCCGCGCGCTGCCGGCCTCGGAGACCACGGTCCTCGTCACGGGCGCCACGGGCTACATCGGCCGCTACGTCGTCCGTGAGCTCCTCCGCCGGGGCCACCGCGTGCTCGCCGTGGCGCGGCCCCGGAGCGGCATCCGCGGCCGCAACTCGCCCGAGGACGTCGTCGCGGACCTCGCCCCGGCCCAGGTCGTCTTCTCCGACGTCACCGACCCGGCCGCGCTGCTCGCGGACCTCGCCCCGCATGGCCCCGTCCACGCCGCGGTCTGCTGCCTCGCCAGCCGCGGCGGCGGGGTGCAGGACTCGTGGCGCGTCGACTACCGCGCCACGCTGCACACGCTCCAGGCCGCGCGCGGGCTCGGGGCCGCCCACTTCGTGCTCCTCTCCGCCATCTGCGTGCAGAAGCCGCTCCTCGAGTTCCAGCGCGCCAAGCTCAAGTTCGAGGAGGAGCTGGCCGCGGAGGCCGCGCGGGACCCCGCCTTCACCTACAGCGTCGTGCGCCCCACCGCGTTCTTCAAGAGCCTCGGCGGCCAGGTCGACATCGTCAAGAATGGGCAGCCGTACGTCATGTTCGGCGACGGCAAGCTCTGCGCCTGCAAGCCCATCAGCGAGGAGGACCTCGCCGCCTTCATTGCCGACTGCATCTACGACCAGGACAAGGCCAATAAGGTGCTGCCCATCGGCGGGCCGGGGAAAGCGCTCACGCCGCTGGAGCAGGGGGAGATGCTGTTCCGCCTGCTCGGGCGCGAGCCCAAGTTCATCAAGGTGCCCATCCAGATCATGGACGCCGTCATCTGGGTGCTCGATGGACTGGCCAAGCTGTTCCCGGGCTTGGAGGACGCCGCCGAGTTCGGCAAGATTGGCAGGTACTATGCCTCAGAGAGCATGCTGTTGCTGGACCCGGAGACCGGGGAGTACAGCGACGAGAAGACACCAAGCTACGGCAAGGACACGCTCGAGCAGTTCTTCCAAAGAGTGATAAGGGAAGGGATGGCGGGACAGGAGCTCGGCGAGCAGACCATCTTCTAGGCCTTCTCCATTGCCAGTTTCCAGGAGAAAGGAACTTGTAAATTCTATGCCGACAATGTACTTGTAGAAAGGTGAGCTTTTTGACTTCTTGATGATGCAAACACAACTTGCGATTCGATTGTACCATAGTATGATGATTCTCTAATTTGGAGGAAGAGAAATTTTGTTTGTCTCAAAATCATTGTTGGTTCAAAGAAGCTGAAATCTTGTCCGCACACAGTATATGTTTTCACCCACTGTTTCTTAACAGTAAACACTGTAAAATGTAATTCCACGATTGTTGAATTGTTAAAAGAAATCCACGCCACAGAATATGAATTATTCGTCTTAACAGATTCCACATTTCCACCATCCCATGTGTTAATATCATTTCTCAGTTTTTGCATTACAACGTTGTTCATTACTCATCAGTGAAAGAAGCTTTTGCATtggaagccttgtttagttcccaaaaaaatttgcaaaatttttcagattccccgtcacatcgaatctttagacgtatgcatggagtattaaatatagataaaaataaaaactaattgcacagtttggtcggaattgacgagacgaatcttttgagcctagttagtccatgattgaacaatatttgtcaaatacaaacgaaattactacagtgctcattttgccaaaaattttggaactaaacaaggccaaataaTAAGTTAATAGCTAAGCCAAACCAAACATAACGGTACTATTATATTATCTCCAGCACGTCAAAGTCACATACTATATACAGGTGTTTGATCTCTCAAAGTAGTGTAGCCACTAGTCACATAACTGCAATACACACACATCATTCCACTGTATATGAAGCTATGGTTATCAGCTATTGAACTGAACGCAAACAAAATTCTGGCACATTTATGCATTATAATCACGCAATCGCCCCTAATCAATTTTCTTCTTCGTGCCGGAAGATGCTTAGCATATTGCAAATTCAGGTTCATGTCTGGTTTGCCTTTGCAAAACGCCCCTTGATCCTGAGCCtgccatcagcacgaactttgCGTGACTCATACCGGACCTGCCTGTCGAATCTGCAGGAGTTCCATTGCAGCACAGTTATGTACATTAGAAGTTACCGCTCCAAGCTGGTCCATACCAGAAAAATTGTCAGGGAAAACAAAAATCATGTCATGGCATATCCATATCTCACCTTCTTGTCTTCCTCTTCGCTTTATAGCGCGAAATGACCGAGTCACGATCAGGGCAAGGCACAACATCAAAGCCAGTCCTTTTGGGTAGACCTTGCATGGGCATGCCAATGCCAGGATTAACCTGGTGGTTATCTTCCATACTATTACCATTGCTAATGCTGGGGCAGATTTCCGACAATGGGGCAAATGATGACAAGCACGGTTCAGCTGAGCTGACTGGAACCTGATCATATGCGACCTCGACCTTGCATGCATCATTTAGGGCATCCAAATCACAGTTATTCCATCTGCCATTCTGCCAGccagaaaaaaaaacagcttgtTAATTGGTGTCTAAATAAGTAAGCACTGTGTACAGAAGTATGAGCACTGAGAGGACGTGTACATTTATGTTTTCCAGAGCTCTTTGATTTTACACCCCATACTTAGACTTTAGTATCCTTTTTCATTACTAAGTTCAGCCACAGCAAGTAGCAGTACTACTTCCTGAACGAGGTGTGGAACCATGGCAGTATCAAAACATTGTTTCAGGTTTACTAATCGAATCTTTTGATGGTATAGCCAGAAAAGAGAAAAACGGAGCAATAGAACCGTATCAATATATCATAAGCAAGTTATTCTGGTCTTATTCCAGTTATCCAAATGGAATTTGCAAGATTCTTAACTACAGTGACTTCTTTCTGATTCCAAAGTGTTGTGTCGAGCTGTTAACACTAGGAACCTCAGATTCAGAATATATCCCTCTTCAAGATAGCTATGACTCAATGGAAAGTGTGTTAAGCATATGATAAAGAATATGCATGGTTTCTGCCATACAAGAGAAAATGCTTCAGACACTATCTTCCCTTGGcatagtttttgaattttgattgaTGCTGTGGCAAAAATGTTACTGGAATTTTTTATCCAGTGAGAAGAAACCACATGTTTTGAGAATAACATGATTTTTCTTCTATAAGTACTGACTTCATCCATAGTTTGTGAACAGCATACCATGGGTACTCACTGCTCAGTCATCCCTGAGATTCTTAACTATGCTCACTTCCTTACTCCCGTGAGATGTATGCTCAAGTCATGAGACTTAGGCAGTTTCAGAATATATCCCTCATCAGATAGGTATGACTTAATGCAAAGCACGTTTTGAGTTGTAGAATATGCCATCTATGGTTTCTGCCATTCAAATGGAAATGCTTCATACACTAGTCTAAGTATAAGTTTCTGAACGATGCTGTCCCTCAATGCGTCCTCAATGGGTGAACAAATGAAGTGAAAGATACTCATGTCTACATCCATAGTTTTAGGTTGTAAAAAGCGGGGGTAATCAGTCATAGAAGAGATTCAAGTCCGCAGATCAAACCTCGTAAAGAGGAGTAGGCATGGTTGCAACCTCATGGTTGTTCTCTGTTCCAAAATTGCCATGTCCAGTGGCATACTGTGGCGACGC contains:
- the LOC8082294 gene encoding divinyl chlorophyllide a 8-vinyl-reductase, chloroplastic codes for the protein MAALLLSSRLPTTGTATPSSSTRPAPRFLSFPGTATRRRSPLLASSAAPAPAAAQPFRALPASETTVLVTGATGYIGRYVVRELLRRGHRVLAVARPRSGIRGRNSPEDVVADLAPAQVVFSDVTDPAALLADLAPHGPVHAAVCCLASRGGGVQDSWRVDYRATLHTLQAARGLGAAHFVLLSAICVQKPLLEFQRAKLKFEEELAAEAARDPAFTYSVVRPTAFFKSLGGQVDIVKNGQPYVMFGDGKLCACKPISEEDLAAFIADCIYDQDKANKVLPIGGPGKALTPLEQGEMLFRLLGREPKFIKVPIQIMDAVIWVLDGLAKLFPGLEDAAEFGKIGRYYASESMLLLDPETGEYSDEKTPSYGKDTLEQFFQRVIREGMAGQELGEQTIF